From a single Okeanomitos corallinicola TIOX110 genomic region:
- a CDS encoding class I SAM-dependent methyltransferase: protein MNNINLWTSSEHALSYLGKADKIPHRTEGEGVLLEQVPKNVKRILDLGTGDGRLLELLKIDRPQMQSVAIDFSPTMLSAVKTRFADDKNVEIINHNLDQPLPDLGLFDAVVSSFAIHHLGDERKFSLYREIFKNLNPGGIFCNLEHVASPTQSLHEKFLKEIGTLPENDDPSNKLLDVETQLQWLRKIGFSDVDCYWKWLELALLIGVKAG from the coding sequence ATGAATAATATTAATCTTTGGACATCTTCTGAACACGCTTTAAGTTATTTAGGTAAAGCTGATAAAATACCTCATCGCACGGAAGGGGAAGGAGTTTTATTAGAACAAGTTCCTAAGAATGTTAAACGTATTCTGGATTTAGGAACAGGAGACGGACGCTTACTTGAACTTTTAAAAATAGATCGTCCCCAGATGCAAAGTGTCGCAATTGATTTTTCACCAACAATGTTATCAGCGGTAAAAACTCGCTTTGCTGATGATAAAAATGTAGAAATCATAAACCACAATTTAGATCAACCTTTACCAGATTTAGGTTTATTTGATGCAGTAGTTTCTAGTTTTGCAATTCATCATTTAGGTGATGAACGGAAATTTTCTTTATATAGAGAAATTTTTAAAAACTTAAATCCAGGTGGTATTTTTTGCAATTTAGAACACGTTGCTTCACCTACACAGTCATTACATGAAAAGTTTTTAAAGGAGATTGGTACTTTACCGGAAAATGATGATCCTTCTAATAAGTTGTTGGATGTAGAAACACAGTTACAATGGTTGAGAAAGATTGGTTTTAGTGATGTTGATTGTTATTGGAAATGGTTGGAATTGGCTTTGTTGATAGGGGTGAAAGCTGGTTAA
- a CDS encoding IS630 family transposase (programmed frameshift), which produces MGSRLRIFLTKKQDRELFDLRTAKVPQKVKDRAEVIRLNADGWYVEKIAAHFDWGEQTVRVVLNKWEKEGIEGLHELPGRGRKPKLVEADIEYLEKCLKEEAQTYNSKQLAEKLDKERGIKVSTNTIRRGLKKGVIWKRIRISHQAKQDPVTRANKQADMDMLELAAASGEIDLKYLDESGFSAWSDSGYTYYQKGEQKKLEQTKRRGRRISIIGLFQPLISFIYGLVIGGVKRSSYIKMMEQEAQEASESKRMRVIVQDNGRIHCCKEVQALWTKWEQMGLYMFFLPKYCSEMNPIELEWQHLKRDEIAGKMFEDELELAYAVMDGVETRGKKGKHRTERTKFNKAN; this is translated from the exons ATGGGGTCAAGGTTAAGGATATTCCTGACAAAAAAACAAGATAGAGAGTTGTTTGACCTGAGAACAGCGAAAGTACCGCAGAAAGTAAAAGATAGAGCTGAAGTAATCAGATTAAATGCAGATGGTTGGTATGTGGAAAAAATAGCGGCTCACTTTGATTGGGGAGAGCAAACAGTAAGAGTCGTGTTGAATAAGTGGGAAAAAGAAGGAATAGAAGGACTCCATGAGTTACCAGGTCGAGGGAGAAAGCCAAAATTGGTGGAAGCTGACATTGAATATTTAGAAAAATGCTTGAAAGAAGAAGCACAAACTTATAACAGTAAGCAATTAGCAGAAAAACTGGATAAAGAGCGTGGGATAAAAGTAAGTACCAACACAATCAGACGGGGACTA AAAAAAGGGGTGATTTGGAAGCGGATAAGAATAAGTCATCAAGCAAAACAAGATCCAGTGACTCGTGCAAATAAACAAGCAGATATGGATATGTTAGAACTGGCTGCGGCTAGTGGAGAAATAGACCTAAAATATTTGGATGAATCAGGATTTTCAGCTTGGAGTGATTCAGGTTATACATACTATCAAAAAGGAGAACAAAAAAAGCTCGAACAAACAAAAAGACGTGGACGCAGAATCAGTATTATTGGGCTATTTCAGCCATTAATTAGCTTTATTTATGGTCTAGTAATTGGAGGAGTTAAGCGCAGTTCTTACATCAAAATGATGGAACAAGAGGCGCAAGAAGCATCTGAAAGTAAACGAATGAGAGTCATAGTTCAAGATAATGGACGAATACATTGTTGTAAAGAAGTTCAGGCATTATGGACAAAGTGGGAACAAATGGGTTTATATATGTTTTTCCTTCCTAAATATTGCTCGGAAATGAATCCAATTGAATTAGAATGGCAACATCTTAAACGAGATGAAATTGCTGGAAAAATGTTTGAGGATGAATTAGAACTAGCGTATGCAGTTATGGATGGTGTTGAAACCAGAGGTAAAAAAGGAAAACACCGGACAGAACGTACTAAATTTAACAAAGCCAATTAG
- a CDS encoding DUF5615 family PIN-like protein: MKFLIDAQLPMRIAHLLEKLGYDVIHTKNLPLQNATPDSDINKLSILEQRIVITKDKDFLDSFLIKQEPYKLLLITTGNIK, encoded by the coding sequence ATGAAATTCTTAATTGATGCTCAATTACCAATGCGAATTGCACATTTATTAGAGAAATTGGGTTATGATGTTATACATACTAAAAATCTTCCTTTACAAAATGCAACTCCAGATTCAGACATTAACAAATTATCAATCCTAGAACAGAGAATTGTGATTACTAAAGATAAAGATTTTTTAGATTCTTTTTTAATCAAACAAGAGCCTTACAAGTTACTATTAATAACAACAGGCAATATTAAGTAG
- a CDS encoding DUF433 domain-containing protein, which yields MNNLLLNRITINHDICHGKPCIRGLRYPVEMILELLSSGMSIDDILEDYDDLEYEDILAVLNFATRLTQVKSILQIVS from the coding sequence ATGAATAACCTGCTATTAAATAGAATAACAATCAACCATGATATTTGTCATGGTAAACCATGTATTCGGGGATTACGCTATCCAGTGGAAATGATCTTAGAACTTTTGAGTTCAGGAATGTCCATTGATGATATTTTAGAAGACTATGATGATTTAGAATACGAAGATATTTTAGCAGTTCTCAACTTTGCTACTCGACTCACTCAAGTTAAAAGTATTCTCCAAATAGTTTCATGA
- a CDS encoding IS630 family transposase, whose protein sequence is MSKSLVQKLVKQQKIDGDLQPKKRGKPQFSHLTNADIDLRELVEANSDATLIELCELFADKTGNWVGRSAMCSALQKLGLNRKKKTTRSTQAGTERVLNLRLDYWDQVKNIEPENLVFLDETGILLGLTRTHARSQLGARAYSVKPFYRGSKVTVIGAISIKKVVALMTMNDSMDGNAFEVFVEKFLVPQLWSGAVVVMDNLSAHKRDSIVSMIEAVGASVLCLSSYSPDFNPIELWWSQLKSFLRSFTPTTTEMVDKLISVALDLINPQHLRNWFASCCYCTS, encoded by the coding sequence GTGTCAAAAAGTTTAGTACAAAAGCTGGTAAAACAACAAAAAATTGATGGAGATTTACAACCCAAGAAGCGAGGAAAACCACAATTTAGTCATCTGACAAATGCGGACATAGATTTAAGAGAATTGGTTGAAGCAAATTCGGATGCAACATTGATAGAATTGTGTGAATTATTTGCAGATAAAACTGGTAATTGGGTAGGTCGAAGTGCAATGTGTTCTGCATTACAGAAATTAGGATTAAATCGTAAAAAAAAAACAACGCGGAGTACCCAAGCAGGAACAGAAAGAGTTCTGAATTTAAGATTAGATTATTGGGATCAGGTCAAAAATATAGAGCCAGAAAATTTAGTATTTCTGGACGAAACTGGTATCCTACTTGGCTTAACGAGGACTCATGCCCGCTCACAACTAGGAGCAAGAGCTTACTCTGTCAAACCCTTTTATCGAGGCTCAAAGGTTACAGTAATTGGAGCTATTAGTATTAAAAAAGTAGTTGCATTAATGACAATGAATGATTCAATGGATGGCAACGCTTTTGAAGTATTTGTTGAAAAGTTTTTAGTGCCACAGTTATGGTCGGGAGCAGTGGTAGTAATGGATAATTTATCCGCACATAAACGAGATTCAATTGTGTCAATGATTGAAGCTGTTGGTGCTTCAGTTCTTTGTTTATCCTCATACTCTCCTGATTTTAATCCAATTGAATTATGGTGGTCACAACTCAAATCTTTCTTACGTAGCTTTACTCCAACCACAACAGAAATGGTTGATAAGCTAATCTCAGTTGCACTCGACTTAATAAATCCTCAACATTTAAGAAACTGGTTTGCTAGTTGCTGCTACTGTACCTCATAA
- a CDS encoding NF041680 family putative transposase yields the protein MKRTSLKEFRQAAYQYLGRAKDATFELTDAILLTRNIYCLADLSLSPVFRRKWPSIYEALQDSRPQRQKLMQLYIEQIPTVKRPLLAGDHTNWSRPDAVKLEERTYEHSGTSIAGNKPITVGQGYSTIAWIPENEGSWALPLRHERITSSESPISKAIWQLKQVCKYLPVRPISVWDSEYGCAPFVLKTANIPADILVRLRSNLCLWGEPGAYSGKGRPKKHGDKFKLNEPTTLTQATSVLEVNDPKLGRVRVSLWKDLHFRQAATRPMLLIRVERLDAQGNMRASKPLWLAWVGEEMPPLEEVWSLYLRRFTIDHWYRFLKQRLHWTVPNFGTPKQCERWSDLMPLMTWELWLARDMVTDNPLPWQKSQGNLTPGRVAQAMGGVFAAIGTPTSAPKPRGKSPGWKPGKQRHRKNPCPIVKKTVSRPPKEPSVAV from the coding sequence ATGAAACGTACTTCCTTAAAAGAATTTCGTCAAGCAGCCTACCAATATTTAGGCAGAGCTAAAGATGCAACTTTTGAATTGACAGATGCGATATTGCTAACGAGAAATATTTATTGCCTAGCAGACTTGTCCTTATCACCAGTATTTAGACGTAAGTGGCCAAGCATCTATGAAGCACTACAAGATAGCAGACCACAGCGACAAAAATTGATGCAGCTATATATTGAACAGATACCAACCGTGAAGCGACCTCTATTGGCAGGAGATCATACGAACTGGTCACGACCAGATGCAGTTAAACTAGAAGAAAGAACTTATGAACATAGTGGCACATCCATAGCAGGAAACAAACCAATAACTGTAGGACAGGGATATAGCACAATAGCCTGGATACCGGAAAATGAGGGGAGTTGGGCATTACCTTTAAGACATGAAAGAATCACAAGTTCTGAAAGTCCTATCTCAAAAGCAATTTGGCAATTAAAACAGGTATGTAAATATTTGCCTGTTAGACCAATTTCTGTGTGGGATAGTGAATATGGATGTGCGCCTTTTGTCTTAAAAACTGCGAATATTCCCGCAGATATTCTGGTTCGGTTGCGTTCAAATCTGTGTTTATGGGGTGAACCAGGAGCTTATTCTGGTAAGGGGCGACCCAAAAAACATGGTGATAAATTTAAACTGAATGAGCCAACAACATTGACCCAAGCCACATCTGTTTTGGAAGTGAATGACCCAAAATTAGGACGAGTGCGTGTGAGCTTATGGAAAGATTTACACTTTCGTCAAGCTGCTACAAGACCAATGTTACTGATTAGGGTTGAACGTCTGGACGCGCAAGGTAACATGAGGGCATCCAAACCTTTATGGTTGGCTTGGGTAGGAGAAGAAATGCCACCATTAGAGGAAGTTTGGTCTCTGTACTTACGTCGCTTTACGATTGACCATTGGTATCGCTTTTTGAAGCAGCGTCTACATTGGACCGTCCCAAACTTTGGTACTCCTAAGCAATGTGAGCGATGGAGTGACCTCATGCCGTTGATGACTTGGGAATTGTGGTTAGCCCGTGATATGGTTACTGACAATCCTCTACCTTGGCAGAAGTCTCAGGGTAATTTGACCCCTGGAAGGGTTGCTCAAGCTATGGGTGGAGTTTTTGCCGCTATTGGTACTCCTACCTCTGCACCCAAACCTCGCGGAAAGTCTCCTGGTTGGAAACCAGGAAAACAGCGTCACCGTAAAAACCCCTGTCCCATTGTTAAAAAAACAGTATCACGTCCACCTAAAGAACCTTCTGTTGCTGTTTAA
- a CDS encoding chromosome partitioning protein ParA codes for MNENEQIPANEETTENQQFKTTEQTGRIVIITGDKGGVGKSTFARGLLHLYINKQLKYLAYDSDHRNAQLYRHYDSAQPGVKLLDIFTRGGADDLLIDLEKELTPLVLVDLPAQSGLFFENFEKDLGVFDAVKGLGYRVTMVSVLSRVKDSVNILRILHKYCGDRVDYVVVKNLFHGEADKFERYDSSDTRTKLLDAGAVEIKMPDLFFKPYDYIDEKNLTFGQVLEDKEANIVIKSRVSAWLKEFEQSVLNANELLGIKENAVITDQTA; via the coding sequence GTGAATGAAAATGAACAGATACCAGCAAATGAAGAAACCACAGAAAATCAACAGTTTAAAACAACTGAACAAACAGGAAGAATAGTAATTATCACAGGAGATAAAGGAGGTGTAGGTAAATCCACATTTGCAAGAGGATTACTACATTTATATATCAACAAACAGTTAAAGTATTTAGCTTATGACTCAGATCATCGCAATGCCCAATTGTATAGACATTACGACTCAGCACAACCTGGAGTCAAGCTACTTGATATTTTTACAAGGGGTGGTGCAGATGACTTACTAATAGACTTAGAAAAAGAACTTACCCCACTGGTATTAGTAGATTTACCAGCCCAGTCAGGTCTATTTTTTGAGAATTTTGAGAAAGACTTGGGGGTATTTGATGCTGTCAAAGGCTTAGGATACAGAGTCACAATGGTGAGTGTACTATCTAGGGTAAAAGATTCAGTGAATATATTACGAATTCTTCACAAATACTGTGGCGATCGCGTTGATTATGTAGTTGTGAAAAATCTATTCCACGGTGAAGCTGATAAGTTTGAACGATACGACAGTTCTGATACTCGCACTAAACTTTTAGATGCTGGTGCAGTGGAAATTAAAATGCCAGATTTATTTTTCAAACCCTATGACTATATTGATGAAAAAAACTTAACTTTTGGTCAAGTTCTAGAAGATAAAGAAGCCAACATTGTCATTAAGTCTCGTGTTTCAGCTTGGTTGAAAGAATTTGAGCAAAGCGTATTGAATGCTAATGAATTATTGGGGATAAAAGAAAATGCAGTCATCACAGATCAAACCGCATAG
- a CDS encoding CHAT domain-containing tetratricopeptide repeat protein: MDAQRHQAYLDLTEELLRCDSTRAPEILQARREFVDTGWVEWLEQAAIRQEEQGNLQGANQIYNLRDYAAILVNLETVKITAPFWNELWQAILQSNCNSQVIEPLLRANLDKLTDAFAQILPSLAANLFSTIPPEGWTTIAGLFVNFSNLMFHFPLGIRANNLEIAIAGYNIALDIFTQDELPQQWAIVQNSLGAVYNNRLRGERAENLEQAIAHYQNALQVYTQDSLREEWAMLQNNLGTAYSSRILGDRAQNLEQAILCHQNSLQVYTEDDYPVDWARAQHNLGIAYRGRIQGEPDANLEQAIACFHKSLLVRTRSVLPTEWAETQKNLGVVYCDRQQGNKARNLERAINYLQNALQMYTQTEFPEKWAETQKNLGVVYWQRLEGEKAENIERAIACYQNALQVYTKAEFPETWAETQNALAVTWRQRILGEHHQNLEQAINCCQEALQVRTQAAFPMYHTETQLNLGLTYWDMHQLHLAYSAFVAAVDTVEFLRSEIVSGDIAKRKLAEEWHQLYINIVEVSLELAVNEPQYLSKAITYVERSKTRQLVELLLSRDNHSIFPPDIASQLQQLQDEINQGQQCIQSGTSANSTVLAQKLQKLRQQRNTLQDSYLAVGSRFDLAPFLASLDDRTAVIEWFIADGQIFTFVVTPNTGSSPAPNSETEANSFLCVEENQQRITVWRSTPEDLQDLTNWLEAYLKDYYQDKGSWRTQLMPRLEELARNLYFDRLLSQLPQGCNQLILIPHRFLHILPLHALPVFDTTLIDRFSRGIRYAPSCQLLQLAQTRQRPNFKHLFAIQNPTNDLSYAAIEVEVIRDKFEIATVFQQSAATKAAISNSLLQGIHCVHFACHGIFDLVSPLNSALQLADGPLTLAEILNLDLQQTRLVTLSACETGLTDPSSLSDEYIGLPSGFLYAGTPSLVSSLWTVNDLSTSFLMLQFYHNLRNGSSVGTALNLAQLWLRDVTKMELEKWVIQTQLPLPPAVRMALRRLLHKLQDDSKPFCDPFHWAGFCAVGV, translated from the coding sequence ATGGACGCACAACGCCACCAAGCCTATCTGGACTTAACCGAAGAACTACTCCGTTGCGACAGCACTCGTGCGCCGGAGATTTTGCAGGCTAGGCGAGAATTTGTTGATACTGGCTGGGTGGAATGGTTAGAACAAGCAGCCATTCGGCAGGAAGAACAGGGTAACTTGCAGGGAGCCAATCAGATTTACAATCTACGTGATTATGCGGCTATCTTAGTTAATTTGGAAACTGTAAAAATAACTGCGCCTTTCTGGAACGAGCTTTGGCAAGCAATTTTACAGAGCAACTGCAATTCCCAGGTGATTGAACCTCTGCTCAGAGCCAATTTAGACAAGCTCACTGATGCTTTTGCTCAAATCTTGCCTAGCTTGGCAGCTAATTTGTTCTCAACTATACCACCAGAAGGATGGACTACAATTGCTGGATTGTTCGTCAACTTCAGCAATCTCATGTTTCACTTTCCCTTAGGCATTAGGGCGAACAACCTGGAAATTGCTATTGCAGGTTACAACATTGCACTAGATATATTTACACAAGACGAGTTGCCACAACAGTGGGCGATTGTGCAAAACAGTCTTGGTGCAGTCTACAATAATCGCCTTCGTGGAGAACGAGCAGAGAATTTAGAGCAGGCGATCGCCCACTACCAAAATGCCCTACAAGTCTATACCCAAGATTCTTTAAGAGAGGAGTGGGCAATGCTCCAAAACAACTTGGGTACTGCTTACAGTAGCAGAATTTTGGGCGACCGAGCGCAAAACCTAGAGCAGGCAATTCTCTGCCACCAAAATTCCCTGCAAGTATACACCGAGGATGACTATCCTGTAGACTGGGCCAGAGCGCAGCATAACCTGGGAATAGCATATCGTGGACGTATTCAGGGAGAGCCGGATGCCAATTTAGAGCAAGCAATTGCTTGTTTTCACAAGAGTCTGCTAGTGCGTACCCGTAGTGTATTGCCGACGGAATGGGCAGAGACGCAGAAAAATTTGGGAGTGGTTTACTGCGATCGCCAACAGGGAAATAAAGCCAGGAACTTGGAACGCGCTATTAACTATTTGCAGAATGCTCTCCAAATGTACACTCAAACAGAGTTTCCAGAAAAATGGGCAGAGACGCAGAAGAACCTGGGAGTAGTTTACTGGCAACGCCTGGAGGGAGAGAAGGCAGAAAATATTGAACGAGCGATCGCTTGTTACCAAAACGCCCTCCAAGTCTATACCAAAGCTGAGTTTCCAGAAACTTGGGCAGAAACGCAAAATGCCTTAGCTGTTACTTGGCGACAACGCATACTCGGCGAACATCATCAAAATTTGGAACAGGCAATTAACTGCTGTCAGGAAGCATTACAGGTACGCACTCAGGCTGCCTTTCCCATGTACCACACGGAAACACAACTAAATTTGGGTTTGACTTACTGGGATATGCACCAACTGCACCTAGCCTACTCTGCTTTTGTAGCAGCAGTTGATACAGTGGAGTTTTTGCGGAGTGAAATAGTCTCTGGGGATATTGCTAAACGTAAGCTAGCTGAGGAATGGCATCAGCTTTATATCAACATAGTGGAGGTTTCCCTAGAACTGGCTGTTAATGAACCGCAATATCTTAGCAAGGCAATTACTTACGTTGAACGTAGCAAAACGCGCCAGTTGGTAGAGCTACTTCTCAGCCGTGACAATCACAGTATCTTTCCTCCAGACATTGCTAGTCAACTGCAACAGCTTCAGGATGAAATTAACCAGGGACAGCAGTGCATCCAGTCGGGAACATCTGCTAACTCTACTGTTCTAGCTCAAAAGCTGCAAAAATTGCGACAGCAGCGCAACACATTACAAGACAGTTACTTGGCTGTTGGTTCTCGCTTCGATTTAGCCCCCTTCCTAGCAAGTCTTGATGATCGCACTGCTGTAATTGAGTGGTTCATTGCTGACGGTCAAATTTTTACATTCGTTGTAACTCCCAATACTGGTTCTTCTCCTGCGCCTAACAGTGAAACTGAAGCCAATTCTTTTCTTTGTGTAGAAGAAAACCAGCAACGGATTACAGTTTGGCGGTCTACTCCAGAAGACCTGCAAGACCTAACAAATTGGCTGGAGGCATACCTAAAAGATTACTACCAGGATAAAGGCTCTTGGCGAACTCAACTGATGCCGCGTCTAGAGGAACTTGCTAGGAATTTGTACTTCGACAGGCTCCTCTCCCAGTTACCGCAAGGGTGCAACCAGCTAATTTTGATTCCCCATCGGTTTTTGCATATATTACCACTTCATGCTTTGCCTGTATTTGATACTACCCTCATTGATAGATTTAGCCGTGGAATCCGCTATGCCCCTAGTTGCCAGCTGCTGCAATTAGCTCAAACCCGCCAAAGACCCAACTTTAAACATCTGTTCGCCATCCAAAATCCCACAAATGACCTTTCCTATGCTGCCATCGAAGTCGAAGTAATTAGGGATAAATTTGAGATAGCAACAGTTTTCCAACAGTCAGCAGCAACTAAAGCTGCTATCAGTAACAGTCTGTTGCAAGGCATTCACTGTGTCCACTTTGCATGCCACGGCATATTTGACTTGGTATCTCCACTAAACTCAGCATTGCAGTTGGCAGATGGGCCGTTGACTTTGGCAGAAATCTTGAACTTAGACTTGCAGCAAACTCGCCTTGTTACTCTTTCTGCCTGCGAAACGGGTTTGACTGACCCCTCCAGCCTCAGTGATGAGTATATCGGTTTACCCAGTGGTTTTCTATACGCGGGTACTCCTAGTTTAGTGAGTTCGCTTTGGACAGTGAATGACTTGTCAACATCATTTTTAATGCTCCAGTTCTACCACAATCTCCGGAACGGTTCTTCTGTAGGTACAGCTCTTAATCTAGCCCAGTTGTGGCTGCGGGATGTGACAAAAATGGAATTAGAAAAATGGGTTATACAAACCCAGTTGCCCTTACCTCCGGCAGTGAGGATGGCACTACGTCGTCTTCTGCATAAGCTACAGGATGATAGTAAACCTTTTTGTGACCCTTTTCATTGGGCTGGGTTTTGTGCGGTGGGGGTGTAG
- a CDS encoding CHAT domain-containing protein, with protein MAPGSKRVPSNLTKSEIKELIKNAIVENSITPSSRDIFIQLQQQIIQLQQQLDELITLEILPIDPNFNLTQSIEHINFAQIKSLITDERTAILEWHLQDDNFQTFIITAQSDLPLVIQASVKDNLALVELIQEYFQDYQKNQEQWRVEFLLRLNKLAQILHLDEILNNLPTTCDQLILIPHRFLHCLPLHALPFADGSCLLDRFPEGIRYVPSCRIVQMIQSRQRTEFSNFFAIQNPNGNLPYTNVEVENIKRYFPNTNILTKADARKDLLNNQTLNSVHCLHFSGDSDFKIDSPLESCLFFADEPVTLEEIFKLNLSKCRLVTLSASETALIDWTNSSDEYIGFPGAFLCAGSTSVVGSLWGVNDLSTALLMIKFYQNLQMKTTIAVALNQAQIWLRDITKKELLQWIDANQIPLNATIKMILRRGLHKFPDDIQPFHNPLYWAAFCAIGQ; from the coding sequence ATGGCACCAGGTTCTAAGAGAGTTCCTAGTAATCTAACAAAGAGTGAAATCAAGGAATTAATAAAAAATGCAATTGTTGAAAATTCAATTACTCCAAGTAGTCGGGATATATTCATTCAACTACAACAGCAGATAATTCAACTACAGCAACAGCTAGATGAATTAATTACTCTTGAAATTTTACCAATCGATCCAAATTTCAATCTTACTCAATCCATTGAACATATAAATTTTGCTCAAATTAAATCTCTTATCACTGATGAAAGAACTGCTATTCTAGAATGGCATCTACAAGATGATAATTTTCAGACTTTCATTATTACTGCACAATCTGATCTTCCTTTAGTTATACAAGCTTCTGTTAAGGATAATTTAGCGTTAGTTGAATTGATTCAAGAGTATTTTCAAGACTATCAGAAAAATCAAGAACAGTGGCGAGTAGAATTCTTGCTAAGACTTAATAAGTTGGCTCAGATACTACATCTTGACGAAATCCTAAACAACTTGCCTACAACTTGTGACCAATTAATTTTGATTCCTCATCGCTTCCTCCACTGCCTCCCTCTTCATGCCCTTCCCTTTGCTGATGGATCATGTCTCCTTGATAGGTTTCCTGAAGGTATCCGCTATGTTCCTAGTTGCAGGATAGTACAAATGATTCAATCTAGGCAACGCACGGAGTTTAGCAACTTTTTTGCTATTCAAAATCCTAACGGAAACTTACCTTATACCAATGTTGAAGTAGAAAATATAAAGCGATACTTTCCTAATACAAATATTTTAACTAAAGCTGATGCAAGAAAAGATTTACTGAATAATCAAACACTTAACTCTGTTCATTGTTTGCATTTCTCTGGTGATAGTGATTTTAAGATTGATTCACCTCTAGAATCCTGTCTTTTTTTTGCTGACGAACCTGTCACTTTGGAAGAAATTTTTAAGCTTAACTTAAGCAAATGTCGTTTAGTTACTCTTTCGGCTTCTGAAACAGCCCTAATTGATTGGACAAATAGTAGTGATGAGTATATTGGCTTTCCTGGTGCTTTTTTATGTGCAGGTAGCACTAGTGTCGTGGGTAGTCTTTGGGGGGTTAACGACTTATCTACGGCTTTATTGATGATTAAGTTTTATCAAAATCTACAAATGAAAACTACTATAGCAGTTGCCCTAAATCAAGCCCAAATATGGCTTCGAGATATCACCAAAAAGGAACTATTACAATGGATTGACGCAAACCAAATACCTTTAAATGCAACAATTAAAATGATTCTACGTCGTGGTCTTCATAAATTTCCAGATGATATCCAGCCATTCCATAACCCTTTGTATTGGGCTGCCTTCTGTGCGATTGGTCAATGA